TTGCCGGTATTCCGGTTCGCATGAAGGTGGAAGACCATACCAATGTGACCGTTAGTGTGGAAACCGAAGCTACCGTTACGGAAGCCGGCGTATGGCAGACCCTCGAGTTCGATTTCAGCAACGAAGCGCCCGGAACCGAAGCCATCAACTTTGACCGCCTGTACACCAAGGCCTCCATGTTTTTTGATTTTGGGACCGAAGGCACCGGCGAAACGTTTTATTGGGATGACCTCATCTTCGCTGGCGGCGGCGGTGGCGGCGAAGAGCCCCCACCGGCTTCTCTCATTACCTTGCCGGTAACCTTCGAAGACCCCGATCTTGACTATCAGCTCGACGATTTCGGCGGAAACAGCTCCGTAATTGTAGCTGATCCTACCAACGCTGACAACCGCGTGGTGCAGTCAACCAAAGGCGCCGGCGCTGAACTTTGGGCCGGTACAACTGTTGCCCGCATGGACGGTTTCGCTGAGCCGATTCCGTTCAGCCCCGGAAATACAACCATGAGCGTACGCGTATGGTCGCCGGTCGCGGATATTCCGGTCCGCATGAAGGTGGAAGATCACACCAACGGCGCACTCAGTGTTGAAACAGAAGTTATGCTTACCGTCGCCAACGAGTGGCATACCCTTGAGTTCGATTTTGCACAGCCTGCCCCCGGCACCCCGGCCATCAACTTTAACACCAGCTACACCATGGCCTCGGTTTTCTTCGATTTTGGCACTACTGGTGCAGAATCCGGCGAACGAACCTACTTTTGGGATGATGTCACCTTCACCGGCGAAGAAGGCGGAACCGACCCGCCGCCTGCCTCTGACATCGAGCTGCCGATCACATTTCAGGATCCCGATCTGGATTATGAGCTGGTTGACTTCGGCGACACTGTTTCAGAAATCATCAACTTCCCGATCGACCCAACGAACCGGGTCGTTCAGACACTCAAACCAGAAGGTGCTGCAACCTGGGCCGGCACGACCGTAGCCGATGTTTCGGGCTTCTCAGAACCCATTCCGTTTGACCCTGACAATACGACCATGACGCTGCGCGTGTGGTCGCCGGTTTCAAACGTTCCGGTCCGCTTAAAGGTGGAAGACCATACCGATGTAACCGTAAGTGTTGAGACCGAAGCCATGATCACCGTGCCGGGAGAGTGGCAAACCCTCACCTTCGATTTCGCCAATCAGGCACCGGGTACCGAGTTCATCAACTTTGACAAGAACTACACCAAAGCGTCTGTATTCTTTGATTTTGGTTCTGAAGGCAACGGCGTATTCTATTACTGGGATGATCTCGCCTTCGGCAGCGGCCCCGGCACAGAGCCGCCCACAACCGTGACGCTTCCGGTAAGTTTCGAAGAAGACCTTGACTGGAGCACCATCTTTACAGATTTCGATGGCGGTGCTGCAAGTGTCGTTGCCAACCCCGATCCGTCAGGAATCAACACCAGCGGAAACGTTGGTAAAATGGTCAAAGGCGAAGGCGCACCCTGGGCAGGCAGTAGCTTCTTCCTCACCAATCCGCTCGAAATCGGCGATGTCCCCATGTCAGTTCAGGTTTGGGCACCTCGTGATGATTCCAGCTTGCTGTTCAAAATTGAAAACGGCGCAGACGCCGGTCAGTTTTTCGAAGCCGAACAGCCCATACCCGTTGCCAACGAATGGACCGAGCTGACCTTCGACCTCAGCGGTGCGAATCAGGCCTTCGAATATGACCGTATCGTGCTGATTTTCGACCTCGGCGAGATTGGGGATGGCAGCGAAAACTTCACCTGGTACTTCGACAACATCGGCTGGCTCGGCACTACAAGCCTCCATCCGGAGCTCGCAGATGTGCCGGTGCAGGTCAGCCTGAATCAGAACTACCCGAACCCCTTCAACCCGACAACACAAATTCA
This genomic stretch from Cyclonatronum proteinivorum harbors:
- a CDS encoding T9SS type A sorting domain-containing protein codes for the protein MKHILTALCTIALLMAAPFAVAQQGPQAFNQSGSNAQPSELPEVCTGTWTEAAEGSFDDGFTYQFTSIGNVVRLEVELLDPKEGLVAFAQTYNPNFNEVQMDHLGGQRFGRPFSGNAEGSTFRVAVKFAFAGGLATSTIIEHIVGDCEVDAPSNGINFPITFNDPDLDYELFDFGDNQSQIIQDPTDPANRVVESVKLAGAATWAGTTVANDNGFILPIPFSPGNTIITARVWSPVAGIPVRMKVEDHTNVTVSVETEATVTEAGVWQTLEFDFSNEAPGTEAINFDRLYTKASMFFDFGTEGTGETFYWDDLIFAGGGGGGEEPPPASLITLPVTFEDPDLDYQLDDFGGNSSVIVADPTNADNRVVQSTKGAGAELWAGTTVARMDGFAEPIPFSPGNTTMSVRVWSPVADIPVRMKVEDHTNGALSVETEVMLTVANEWHTLEFDFAQPAPGTPAINFNTSYTMASVFFDFGTTGAESGERTYFWDDVTFTGEEGGTDPPPASDIELPITFQDPDLDYELVDFGDTVSEIINFPIDPTNRVVQTLKPEGAATWAGTTVADVSGFSEPIPFDPDNTTMTLRVWSPVSNVPVRLKVEDHTDVTVSVETEAMITVPGEWQTLTFDFANQAPGTEFINFDKNYTKASVFFDFGSEGNGVFYYWDDLAFGSGPGTEPPTTVTLPVSFEEDLDWSTIFTDFDGGAASVVANPDPSGINTSGNVGKMVKGEGAPWAGSSFFLTNPLEIGDVPMSVQVWAPRDDSSLLFKIENGADAGQFFEAEQPIPVANEWTELTFDLSGANQAFEYDRIVLIFDLGEIGDGSENFTWYFDNIGWLGTTSLHPELADVPVQVSLNQNYPNPFNPTTQIQFTLPVSDQVRLEVYNLMGQRVATLINDTVSAGTHTVTFDAGSLASGMYLYRLQSGSVNLTRKMMLVR